A window of Suncus etruscus isolate mSunEtr1 chromosome 4, mSunEtr1.pri.cur, whole genome shotgun sequence contains these coding sequences:
- the LOC126006919 gene encoding apolipoprotein L3-like: MEEAVNPEDFLGDSSSFIEYAIRYIQENLSAEDICSLLSEDDIWEDFVVKAQFSREEAEEVLEGLLVQETFRTMEDEDIYQQEQVYKERFLKEFPKMKQELEEHMAQLRALADKADKLHRGCAISSLVAGSTSIVSGILTIIGIGLAPVTAGVSLGLTAAGMGLGAASAVTEVTTRIVEHANMAVIETDANKLTSTEVNPEEALKGVVRDIGPKLAPLGKNIVKNMGSIEKNIRAIQLIKTNPRLTARAMRFMNSGRISARNARQVQKAFGGTALAMTKGARMAGMATAGLFLLTDLYSVVKQSIHLQKGAKTESADRLREQASELEKTLEDLKEIYVILLED; the protein is encoded by the exons ATGGAGGAGGCTGTGAATCCAGAAGACTTTCTAG GGGACAGCAGCAGTTTTATTGAATACGCTATACGTTATATCCAGGAAAACCTGAGTGCAGAAGATATTTGCTCCCTGCTGTCAGAAGATGACATCTGGGAGGATTTTGTGGTGAAAGCCCAATTCTCAAG GGAGGAGGCAGAAGAAGTACTCGAAGGTCTGCTGGTGCAGGAAACATTCAGAACCATGGAAGACGAAGATATCTACCAACAAGAGCAAGTGTACAAGGAGAGGTTTTTGAAAGAGTTTCCTAAGATGAAACAAGAACTTGAAGAGCATATGGCACAGCTCCGAGCACTGGCAGATAAGGCTGATAAATTACATAGGGGCTGTGCCATCTCAAGCTTGGTGGCTGGATCCACCAGCATTGTGTCTGGTATTCTGACCATTATTGGCATAGGTCTGGCACCTGTGACAGCTGGGGTCAGTTTGGGTCTGACAGCAGCTGGAATGGGACTGGGGGCAGCATCTGCAGTGACTGAAGTGACCACCAGAATTGTGGAACATGCAAACATGGCAGTCATAGAAACTGATGCCAATAAGTTGACGTCAACGGAGGTTAACCCCGAGGAAGCATTGAAGGGAGTTGTACGTGACATTGGCCCCAAACTTGCTCCCTTGGGAAAGAATATTGTTAAAAACATGGGAAGTATTGAGAAGAATATCCGTGCCATCCAGTTGATCAAAACCAACCCTCGTTTGACAGCTCGAGCAATGCGCTTCATGAACTCTGGAAGAATCTCAGCCCGAAATGCCAGGCAGGTGCAGAAAGCCTTTGGAGGCACTGCACTGGCCATGACCAAAGGAGCCCGGATGGCAGGGATGGCCACTGCAGGTTTGTTTCTCCTGACAGATCTATATAGTGTTGTGAAACAATCAATACACTTGCAGAAGGGGGCTAAGACAGAGTCTGCTGACCGGCTGAGGGAGCAGGCTTCCGAACTGGAGAAGACATTGGAAGATCTCAAAGAGATCTATGTGATTCTCCTTGAAGACTGA